Part of the Pseudodesulfovibrio mercurii genome is shown below.
GCAGGCGGCCCTGCTCGCGGTCATGGAGCCCCTGTGCCGTGAAGGCGACCGGTCCGACGTCGACCCGGCTGAACCGGAGCGCATCGCCCTGGTCCGCCGCCACCTGGACGCGGCCTGCGCCGAGGACGTGCGGCTCGAGGACCTGGCCGGGCTCGCCGGGTGCAGCCCCTGCCGGTTGAACCGGCTCTTTGCCCGGACCGTTGGCATGCCTCCCCACGAGTACCAGGTCCTGAGGCGGGTCGGCCTGGCCAAGGCGTGCATCCGCGGGGGGATGGGGCTGGCCGAGAGCGCGGCCGAGGCGGGGTTCTCGGACCAGAGCCACATGACCCGCTGTTTCCGCAAGGTCATGGGCATGACGCCCGGGGTTTTCGCCGCCGGGGTGTCCGCCGCGAAAAAAGGCTGAAAATCCGCTCCTCCCCTTTGTCCAGCCGGGACGGGGAGTTGCCCGCATCCCGGCCCGGAGGGCGGGGGATCGTTGCACGATTATCGTTGACTTTTCGGGCCAGAACCTTACGTTTCCCCTCGGAGAGACCCGACCCGATGAAGCTTGCCCTGATCCTCGCCTGCCTTTTCGTGGCCCTCATGCCCGACCAGGCCCTTGCCTGGGGTCCCGGCGTGCACCTGGCCCTCGGCAACGCCGTGCTGGCCAACTTGGGCTGCCTGCCGCCGCTCCTGGGCGCGCTCCTCGCGCACCACCGCGACGCCTTTCTCTACGGCGCCCTGTCCGCCGACATCTTCATCGGCAAGGGCACCCGGATCAAGCCCGGCCACAGCCACAACTGGGTGACCGGCTTCAAGCTCCTCCGCTCCGCCCCGACCCCGCGCGTCACGGCCTACGCCTACGGCTACCTGACCCACCTGGCCGCCGACGTGGTCGCCCACAACTATTTCGTGCCCAACGCCCTGGCCGCCATCAAGTCCGGCTCCAACCTGTCCCACGTCTACGTGGAGGCCCAGGCCGACCGCCGCTTCCGGACCGAGCAGGAGACCGCGCTCAACCTGCTGCGCATGCCCAACCGCGCCCAGGACGACAGCCTGCTCCTGGCCATGGACCGCCGCCGCCTGCCCTTCCTGGTCAAGAAGCAGCTGCTCAAGGGCAGCCTGTCCGTGACCGGCCGCAAGTCCTGGACCGGCTCCCTGCGCCTGGCCGAACGGCTGCTTCACTCCGCACGGGTCAACCGCCAGCTCGACGACATGTTCTCCCTGTCCGAAAACCTGGTCTTCGATTTTCTCAACGGACCGGATCGCTCCCCGGCCGTGGCCTTCGACCCCATCGGCAGCGGCAACCTCCGCCGTGTGCGCGACCTGCGCCTGCAACGCCGGACCGCCGGACCGTTCCTCCCGGACGAATCCCTGCTGTCCATCCCGCGTCCCGCCGTGGACCGGAACAACGCCCTGGCCCGTGTCGGGGGCTGACCCATCGCGGAACCGGCTCCTTCGTTTCCTTTCGGCCGCCCTTTTGCTATACTGGGGGCCACGCGGCCCGATCCCCGGCCGTGACAACGGATGGCTGTTTCCATGCTCAGACGCATCACCTTTCTGATCCCGCCCATCATCGGCCTCATGGTCGCCGTCATGGTTTATGTCGGCTACCGTGCGGATCAGGACAATCACGGCCAGAAGGTCCGCGCCCAGGTGGTCCAGGCCCTCAACGAGGCCAAGGCCGGTCTGGATTCGGCCATCGGCTCGGGCATCCACCTGGCCAGCGCCATGGAGGCCTTCCTCAAGGTCAACCCGGACCCGAGCCAGGCCCAGTTCGCGGTCCTGGCGGACGCCCTGCTGGTGAACATGTCCGCCGTGCGCTCCCTCCAGCTGGCCCGGAACGACGTCATCTCCCACGCCTACCCCTCCTGGAGCGCGGGCAAGGGATTCGGCCGCTCCCTGGCCCAGACCGGCCCCGTGGCCGTGCGCAGCCTGCTCAAGCGGGCCAAGTCCACAGGGCGGCGGCAGATCCTGGCCCTGGACGAACGCGCCCCGGACATGGACGAGATCGTCATCCTGGCCCCGGTCTTCCTGCCCGACAAGGCGCTCCCGGCGAGCTACTGGGGCATGATCAGCGTCCACCTCGACGGTCCGGCCCTGTTCCGCAACGTGGGTATCGGCGTGCCCGGCGACGTGCTTCTGGCCCTGCGCGAGAAGATTTCCGAGGAGGACCGTGAACCCATGCTCGCGGGCGACCCCGTGGTCTTCGACATGGACCCGGTCGTCCGCATCATCCACGTGCCCTCGGGCGAATGGCTCCTGGCCGCGGCGCCGAGCGGCGGCTGGGGCGGCTCGCCCAACCGCAACGCCATCCTCGGCTTCGGCCTCCTGGCCATCGTCGTCCTGCCCATGAGCCTCTGGGCCCTGGGCGTGATCCTCATGGGCCGCCTCAAGGACCGCGAGCGCTATTACCAGCTCGTGCACAGCGCCAAGTCCATCATCATCCGCATCAACATGGCCGGCGACATCGTCTTCTGCAACGAGTACGCCGAGGACTTCTACGGCTACGGGCCCGGCGAACTCCTGGGCAGGCCCCTGGTCGGCACCCTGGTCCCGCGCAAGAGTCTCGAGGGGCGGTCCATGCGCCGCTACCTCGACCGGCTGCTCATGAACCCCTCGGCCCACCCGTTCAACGAGACCATGAACGTGCGCAAGAACGGCGAGATCGTCTGGGTCGCCTGGGCCAACGACTCGGTGCGCTCCAAGGACGGGACCACCGTCGGCCTGCTCTGCGTGGGCACCGACATCACCGACCGCAAGCTCATGGAAGAGGCCCTGCGCCAGCGCGAAAAGCAGTACCGGCTGCTGGCCGAAAACGTGACCGACATCATCTGGGGGCTGGACGCGGACTACCGCTTCACCTACGTCAGCCCCTCGGACGAGGCCGTGCGCGGCTTCAAGCGGCCCGACGTCCTCGGCCGCCCCATCCGGGACTTCCTCACCCCGGCCGCCAAGACCCGCTTTCAGGACTCCCTCCGCGTGCTCGACGACCTGGCCGAGACCCAGGGCCAGCTCGCCTCCATCACCGAAGACCTCGAATTCACCTGCGCGGACGGCTCCTCGGTCTGGCTCGAATCGCACCTGGGCATCCTCTTCTC
Proteins encoded:
- a CDS encoding helix-turn-helix domain-containing protein, whose amino-acid sequence is MADRSTEYREIPGLKGVGVVRHAGPPPTTARHAHRSVCVGAVLSGVRAIETPDGRREASAGQVLVIPSGLAHACPDAGESDSVTVSLAPACFETAGLAPCLAPDAPCVIDDPARFGDVLRLADLARGAASHLERQAALLAVMEPLCREGDRSDVDPAEPERIALVRRHLDAACAEDVRLEDLAGLAGCSPCRLNRLFARTVGMPPHEYQVLRRVGLAKACIRGGMGLAESAAEAGFSDQSHMTRCFRKVMGMTPGVFAAGVSAAKKG
- a CDS encoding zinc dependent phospholipase C family protein; this encodes MKLALILACLFVALMPDQALAWGPGVHLALGNAVLANLGCLPPLLGALLAHHRDAFLYGALSADIFIGKGTRIKPGHSHNWVTGFKLLRSAPTPRVTAYAYGYLTHLAADVVAHNYFVPNALAAIKSGSNLSHVYVEAQADRRFRTEQETALNLLRMPNRAQDDSLLLAMDRRRLPFLVKKQLLKGSLSVTGRKSWTGSLRLAERLLHSARVNRQLDDMFSLSENLVFDFLNGPDRSPAVAFDPIGSGNLRRVRDLRLQRRTAGPFLPDESLLSIPRPAVDRNNALARVGG
- a CDS encoding PAS domain S-box protein, which gives rise to MLRRITFLIPPIIGLMVAVMVYVGYRADQDNHGQKVRAQVVQALNEAKAGLDSAIGSGIHLASAMEAFLKVNPDPSQAQFAVLADALLVNMSAVRSLQLARNDVISHAYPSWSAGKGFGRSLAQTGPVAVRSLLKRAKSTGRRQILALDERAPDMDEIVILAPVFLPDKALPASYWGMISVHLDGPALFRNVGIGVPGDVLLALREKISEEDREPMLAGDPVVFDMDPVVRIIHVPSGEWLLAAAPSGGWGGSPNRNAILGFGLLAIVVLPMSLWALGVILMGRLKDRERYYQLVHSAKSIIIRINMAGDIVFCNEYAEDFYGYGPGELLGRPLVGTLVPRKSLEGRSMRRYLDRLLMNPSAHPFNETMNVRKNGEIVWVAWANDSVRSKDGTTVGLLCVGTDITDRKLMEEALRQREKQYRLLAENVTDIIWGLDADYRFTYVSPSDEAVRGFKRPDVLGRPIRDFLTPAAKTRFQDSLRVLDDLAETQGQLASITEDLEFTCADGSSVWLESHLGILFSEEGERIGLQGVSRDITDRKRAEALREDMERMARHDLKTPLGAVIGLPDEIRRHGNLDASQEAMLATIESAGTTMLELINRSLDLYKMECGTYVLDRTTVDVLDVLEQIKAECLPHIIEKGISVGIEVRGGEADGTLPVSADAELFRSMLCNLATNALEASPESGSVSIVLERTDHLTITIRNQGEVPLSVRETFFDKYSTSSPARGSGLGTYSARLIARTHGGDIAVETGTPGETSVIVTLPQ